Below is a window of Leucoraja erinacea ecotype New England chromosome 11, Leri_hhj_1, whole genome shotgun sequence DNA.
TGTTTTAAAGCTATTAACTGTACATAATGTTAAAAACACAATTGCGTTTTGTTAAAATTACATTGACCAAACATTATCACTTGTTGCCATttgacagcacagaaacgggcccttcggcccaactcgtccatgctgaccaaggtgctccatctacacACGTagacccatgtccctctaaacattaCCAAtacatgtaccagtccaaatgtattttatagtaactgccccctctggcagctcgttccccccccccattctctgtgTGTGGGAATGAAGGAAAGTCCCCATTAAACCttggtgatggggagggggagataatgTTTGGTCaatggtgaggtgagggggggttcTTCTACCCTGTCTGagcctcccatcattttatatacttttatcaggtctcccctcaacttgtggcgttccagagaaatcaaaccaacctctcccgatagctaaTAGGGTTTAAGAATAGAGATTAGTCTCATCTTTGTTATGTAAAATGACCACCACCTGTTTTTTGTTGcatctggcctttgtctaaccatctCTAAATCAAAACCCTCCCTCACTTGTATGCAGACTTcaccccccccagtctgaagagtcccaaccggaaacattacctatccacatttgcctgacctgctgaattactccagcactatgtctatttatatatttgtacTGATAGGTCTGTTACTTACTGTATTTTCTtacagtcagtcatacagcacagaaatgggtccaacttgcccacaccgaccaagatgccccatctacacgagtcccacgtGCCTACATATATCCATTAAACcgatccgatccatgtacctgaataaatgttttataaatattatctcacaccttctgccttttcatctctggcccttgtccaaccatcacctgtatccacctatcacttgccagactttgtcttacccccacctctcttccagctttctttctcacTATTGTTGTGAAGtgtcctgaactgaaacatcacttttccatgttctccagagatgctgcctgacctgctgagttacttcagcactttgagtctttttgtttggtaaattagcatctgcagttccttgtctccgttcctcCTCAGGTAACGTGCACTCTCTTGCAGATGCGGAGCCGCGGCTGATAGAAGCCCTGTCCCAGATGCTGTCCATGGGGTTCCACGACGATGAGGGGTGGCTGACGCGGCTGCTGCAGGCCAAGCAGGGTGACATTGGATCGGCGCTGGATGCAATGCAGCCTGCCAAGGGGCCGGCGCGCCAATGAAGCGCCGTGAGGGAGAGCACAGCCACCAGCAGCAGCCTCTATGTAACCCACTGCTGCAATATTCTTCAGCTGCTGCACTCTGTAAATGGGGCCTAACTGCACTCACTGTTGTTAAACCATTCTGCTTTTGAGAAGTTTGGGGCTGAGCAAGGAATCAGCAAACTATTTTAATTCGTAACCTGAGTTGATAAGTCTCACTGAGAGCACGATTAGATTTTCTTTTCTTTAGTTAAGGTCAAAATTATTCCAGATCACCCAAACCCCCTTGTGTAGAAGATATTTACTTTGTTGATTTTGTAGTTTACATAATTTCACTTCATCTACACTATTTCAAAGTATGGCCAGTCAAGTCACTTTTCTTGCTGAGAAAGCTGGGACAAATTCAAGAGAATTAACAAACATCACGACCAAATTACTGAAAGCAGCCTTTTGCCATGAAACAAATGCTTGTTTGCCGGTGAAGCACAGGCTCAGTGGAAGCAGTTACTTGATAACGGGTGGTAAACTCTCATATGGGATGTCTGTTTAGTCTGCATGTCCACTTGTTACTGCACAACAATCACTTTAGAATAAAACGGGGACCAATTTCTGTTCTGTGTGGAGGAGAGAGTTGATGCTCAAATATTTGTTTTTGGCTGAAGCAAAGAATGGGGAACAGCATGTTAAGAATCACTGAGCTCTTCAGAATGCTGGCAGGGTAAATATAGTTGTGGCTCTGCCCaatagcagtcaggggagggAGACTGTGTGTTCAGGTGCCAAGCTATTGAACAAAGTCTTCCTTTTGTAGAATGATGGGGCTTCCCAAGCATCTTGGAggacagagaagaatgggataataATTTCACAGCTTGGGGGTTTTAGCAACTGCAGCTGGCACCAGCATGGGCGAATAAGAGGGAACATTGTAGAACTGGAAGGGGCAAGACCAGGGGTGGTGTGAATTACAGTTTAGAGGCCAGGCACATCAGTGCAGCCCCATAACACTCGGGGCGGCTTGTCTGCACTCTCGGGGAGATGGTATTGGCTCTTCTCAGCTTAGGTGGCCTGAAACTACTTGAATTACTTTCCttctctcccaccaacctcctgtCATAGTTCCTCTCCTGCTCAGCCCTAGTAGGATTCTGTTTTAAAATTAATTCAGCAATTGAATCTTTGTATTTGTTACTCTATTCCTAGcaataaaaaaatgcatttgaaaaAGCAAAATAGTGGAAAATTActgagtacacacacacacacaacaaagtgAAAATatggcatttttcacacaggaaaACTCCAAGCGAGTATCAGTCAGTACTTAAACActgaaaggtacagcacaggaacaggctcttcacacTACATTGGCTATGCCGAACACGACGGCAAATTAAATCCCGCAATCCCACCTCCAGGGAATTTCTTCTGGGCTTTGACACTGCAATGGACCAGCGTTAGTGAAGCCAAATGGCCCAGAGAACATGATCTCAAGTGTAGAAGACTTTTAAAAATCTCAGTAGGCGACCAACAATAACTGCTGCTAATCCTGATGGTTTAATACTTTAATGTCAGAAATATGAACAGATTTATATACTTTTTGAATATGATGCAAAGCAAAGTGAAAAACATTAAAGAAAGTGAAACATGCCAAAATCTGACAACCTGCAGGATTGTTTCAATCAGGACTTGCACCAAGATTCTCTCTGATAATGACCTTAAACATCACGAAGCGGCTCTAGAAACTTCCTGTCCCACCCATAGTTTtaccttttttttgtaaaaatcATTTCAGATTCACCTCAACACTGCAGTGTCATGGAGGATTGAGAGTAAGTTTGTGAAATGCATGCCTAGCCACACAGTACAACAGTAGAAAcaaaaaacagcagatgctggataatacaaaaaaggacacaaagcgtggagtaactcagtgggtcacggggcgtctctggagaacatggatagttgacatttctggtcccgacccaaaatatcacctatccaacgGGGTACTCGCCCATACCCCTTTAAAATCCTCCaagaaaataaaatcacaaatcGAAGTCCTCATCCGTCTGAAACAGTGACACAAAGGGACAGGGTTGCTTGGAGGTTAATCCAGGAGTTGATTGTGGTGACTCTATGGCCGATCGTTGATGGGGAGCAGACACCAGCGGGGACAAGGAGGTCCCTGAGCTGAGGGAGCTTGAAACTCTGGCAGCACGATAAACAGATACAGTGGATGCCAGTTGTGCCTGGCAGTCCGTCCCTGCCCCGCCAGTGTTGATGCTCACTGCTGTACAGTCACAAAGTCTAGATGAATCCATCACCTCACTGGCTCCTTCCACGTATTCCACAGTGGCTGCTGTCACTGGCTGAGTCTCTATCTTCGCAGCTGTTTGTGTTGTGGGCGACAGGCTTGGCTCAGGATCAGTGGTCAGCAGCACACTGGCAGGAGCAGCAGAAGCAGCCTCATCATCTTCATCTGCCAGGGGAAGGGGGAGGCAAGCGGTGACAGAGTGCTGCTCACAGCTGACAGCCGCGTTGCTGAGAGGGAGGAACTTATCCCACTTCGAGGCTTCTGTCCGTTTGGTCAACAAATCTTCATTACTTTGGCCTTTGTCAGCCAACTGGATTGCCGAGTTGGAccggtgtaaattatccctctcctctccagtaTCGGAGCTCCATTTGCTGCCTTCAATCATTGAGGAATTCATGTGCTTCTGAAACACAGATTAATacctgcataggaaggaactgcagatgctggtttacaccgaagatagacacaaaatactggagtaactcagcaggacaggcagcatctctggatagaaggaatgggtgatgttcatactgaagaagggtgttgacccgaaacgtcacccattccttctatccagagatgctgcctgccccgctgagttactctgcattttatgtctatctttgggttgATACCTGCATAAAGTTATTCAAACAGTAAAGCACTCAGGTCAATGACAATAAAGCTGCCTGAGCTCACTGTAGTCGGTTTCTTCAGACAAACAGTCCCAAAGCTCAGCCCTAATTCAAGGAgtcgtacagcacaaaaacaggtccttcggcccaactcgtccatgtcaacTAAGATGCCTCGTTACGCTAGTCCCAAGTGCCTGGATGTGGTTCATACCCCCCCTAATACTtttctatccatctatctgtccaagtgtcttttaaatggtggggCCGCAATATGGATATTGATCTCTCTCATTTCAGGTAACCCCTACATTTCCTCTCTCTGCcactccccaccctagtcgtcctgctggttccactgttcacatcctgtgatcacctcctccacagccaacaatgaaccatggtGGACTCCACCTTTCTTTGGTCATCGGTGCTGACTCTgatttctgaaccttttcatacctcttgtttccctctcccctgaatctcagtctaaagaaggggctcgagccgaaacatcgcctattgctcttctacagagctgctgcctgacccattgagttcctccagcattttgtgtctatcttcacgagTGTTTAGAACCAGGGACAGAGGCGACACATTTTGCCCTTGCACTGGCTTCATGTTTCAATAAATCATAGCCGGTCTTTAACCTCAGCTGCACATTCCTGAACGTAGCAACGATTCCCTTAACACtaaacacaggaacagacccttcgcccataatgtccatgccaaagACACTTGGATGGTTTCATGGatcggaaagatttagagggatatgtgaaatgcaggcaaatgggacaagccgggatggggcatcttggtcagcctgcATGagctgtgccgaagggcctgtttccatggaagTATGACGTCATAGTAAAATGGGATTTTGAGTAGGATTAGTGAATGAGTAGTGGAAGGAGAGTTTGGACGAAGGGCCTAATTCCCTGCTCTATTACTCTGTGAGTCGATGCCTGGGGGATTATCACCTTTAAGCCCGCTGTGTACCACAGGCTGAGTCGTGGCGGGAGGGGTCTGTGgcattttttagtttttagtgttttcgttttagagatacagcgtggaaacaggcccttcggcccaccgagtccgtgccaaccatcgatcaccccattcacacttattctatcctacacactagggacaatttacagaagccaattaacctacacatttgcttgtctttgggatgtgggaggaaaccggagcacccggaaaaaatccacatggtcacagggagaacgtgcaaactctgcacagacagcagccgaggtcaggatggaacactggcgctgtgtggcagcaactctaccgttgtgccactgtgctgcccctgctgcATTTGAAGACAGATAAATTCTCGCCAGGTACTGTACCTTTTTCATTCCAGCAGTCTCCTTTGCATTGATATCAGTACCATCTCCATATGGACGCAGTTTCTCAGAGTCAAAGTGCGATCCTCTTTTACGTTTACTAAGAATGGAAAAGATAAAGATTTCCAATACAGACGGCTTTCATTTTCTTCAAAAGTTATGAAATAAAGCTACACTTCAGTAACTCCAGCACCCGCTTCCCAGGAACCAGTGAATTACCCACATTCAGTCTTCTCTTGACATTAATAAGCTCctcaatagaacatagaacagtacagcgcaagaacaagcccttcagcccacaatgtctgtgccgaatacgaTGTTAcgataaactgatctcctctgcttgcacgtggtccatatccctccattccctgcatatccatgtgcctatctaaaagcctcttaaacaccactatcatatctgccaccaccaccatccctggcagcgcaatctgtaaaaaaaattgccctacacgtctcctttaaactttacctctctaccttaaagctgtgccctctaatcctggGAAAGGGATTTCTACTCTATCTATGTTTAATATTAGGCTTTCTAATTTGCTCTTAACTAATTGCTTTATTCAGGGCAGCGAGTCAATATCTGCAGCATCTTCACCACATCATGGTCAAAGAGTAAGATTGCCTGACCCACAGCAGATGATCTCAGATAGTCATAATGCAGCTTCATAGtactttggttagaccacattttgggtactgtgtgcagttctggtcgctccattacaggaaggcttTAAagggggtgcagaggaggtttgcctgaatgatagacataaatgctggagtaactcagcaggtcaggcagaatctgtgaagaaaaacaggtgatgtttcgggttggaacccttctgatTATTCAAAATGTTGCATAGATTAAGAGGTActtgctgtagggagaggttggacagacttggaatggTTTCCCCAGATCACTTGAAATTGGGGGGAGACCTAAttgagtatataaaattatgagaggcatagatagggtagacagtcataacccctttcccaggatggaaatgtcaaagactggagggcatagctttacggtgaaaggggcaaagtttaaaggagatatgcgggacaAGTCTTTTTtacagtgcctggaatgtgctgccagggatgttggtggaagcttttggatgggcacatggatatacagggaatggaaggatatgatcatgtgcaggcagataagagttggtccttcctacaactttaggctgtgcatgccacacgcaaGAAAAAGAgttggtcctggcatcatgttgggcacagacattgtgggctgatgagCCTGTCCCTGTGCATTGTTCTACGTAATGCCCTTTGCGAATACCACAACTAGTTTCAGCTCTGACCTTCGACCTCTACCAGCATTCTTCATGTCTGCCTGGAACCGTTGCCTGTCAGTGTACACAATCTcgtcatctcctcctcctcctccttcttttgTTTCTTCTACCAGCTTCTGGTCCAGGTAAACGTTCCAACGACTAGCTGCGTGGCTCTGTATCCATCAGGAAGCAATTTATAAAGTATACAGTTAGAAGGGTGATATGAAATGAGGTTCAatgaattcaatgatactttattacacATATTTTTACTTTAAAGCACAATTTTAACAATCGCTGGCTGTAACCAATTTCATTTCAAAAAGCCACTACTCTGAGGGGAACTGGTTGTTAATTAAAAATAGTAGCTATTCAGTATTCCAACAACAGCAGTaccgacacagtggtgcagcggtagagctgctgcatcacagcgccagtgacccgggttctatcctgacctcgggcactatctgtatgaagtttgcacgttctccatgtgatcgagtaggtttcctccgggtgctccagtttcttcccacatttcaaagctgtgttggtttgtaggttaattggccctctgtaaattgctccagctcagctctgcctgtcccgGCAGGGCGCTGGCAGCGACGGCCCAGGCCCGCAGGAAAAGAAGCACCGAACCCCAGCTCAACCTCGCCCGTCCCgctggcaggacaggcagagtcgaGCTGGGGCTGGCGCCTCCCCTCTGCACTGCCTACCAGCCTGGGCCGACACTCCCGTCCACGGACTTCTGGATAgaagaccttccttcagacttccTAGACAGTTGCGCCGTGGTTGGGATGGATGGGAGCGGGGATTTCCACGGGTGCAAGAAACAAATGACATATAGTTTCCGTTGTGTGAACTGAGTGTTAACGTCCTCATCGTACACCTCTgttttgtgagagtggttggatcccagCTCAACCAACATCGGTCACATTATCCGGACAGGGGGATCAGGAGCTGATGTGAGGCATCGGCGATGCTCTGGAATCCTAGTTGGCCGCCGCCAAGCAGCGGGGTCAAGGAGGCAGCGCCCGACCCGGGGAGTAGAGGTGTCAGTTCTTCCAGCGGCGAGCGGAGAGGCACCAGCTACCGCGGGCCACTCACCTGTCGGGCGCCGACTCCTCGATCccgggatccaaccactctcacaaaacgcCGGAGTACGACGAGGACGGCaagaacactcagttcactcaatGCAAACGTTAGGTCACTTGTTCCTTGCGCCCATGGAAATCTCCAGCGCGGTCGAGACGAGAGGGTTCTGAAGTTGGATTATCTTGAACGAGGACATTTTCTCGACTCTCCTAGAAGCAACGAGCCATGGCTTTACCTGTGGTGGTCTCTCTAACTGaaacctctcttcccccacctctcactgtctctccctgtctcccactcgcatctaccccctctctctctcgctgttacaaccccctctcccccgctaCCAGGCACCCCGTTCGCTTTTTTAAATTCTCGAATGACCTTTaaaaaatcccatgattccttgcatttttcggaataccgaactggcttagTTAGGCTCTCcaaccagaggaaatagttgctCTGTCTACCTTATCTGTTCCCCTTAACTTCTTGAAATACTTCACCAACTCACCCATTAACTTACACCTTTTAAGTTCCATTCCAAGCAGAATCATCTCACACATTTCTACATTGGTGTTCAGGCATCATCCCAGTAAATATGTCTGCACACAATTCAAGGGGAATACATCACTCCTAAAGTATGCCTTTTATTTCAGCCAATATTAAAAGCACTGTAAACCCAACATTAAGCCATGGTGATCTGATACAAAACCCAAACACCCAAATTGACGAACAGATGATATGTtcatgtgaaataaaaacagtaaatgtTGAAAATGCTGAGGAATGGCCAGAATATCTGGCATCTTTGCCTTTTGCTATTGGTagtggtttataattgtcacgtaccaatacTCAGTGTGTAGgagagatctgcagatgctggtttataccaaagatagacacaaaatgctggaataattcagcaggtcaggcagcatcgatggagtaaaggaatatgttatgtttcgggtcgatccgaaacgtcacctggttcttttctccagggatgctgcctgacccactgagttactccctgacccactgagttactccagcactttgtgtatgaacattgaattctctaattcttcaggctgaagggttccgacccaaaacgtcacctattccatttctcctgcgatgctgcctgacccgctgtgttactccagcattttgtctctactaAGACTAAGTTATTGTATGCTAACCAATACAAATGCGTACaaacaagccatacacaagtatggTGGAGAgtagagaaaaataccagtgtaCAGAATATAATTTTCAGCGTAATAGcgttacagttccagagaaagaaccaaatgtccgcaatgaggtaggttggaatatCAGAATGGTATCCTAGCTTATGAAGAACCATTTTCTATCACACACCGATGAGCAATTGACTTAACTTTTCAGTTCTTCTTACCTGTCCACTCTCCGCACTAACTGTTTGAGGTTGGCAATCCTGGCTGGAATCTGCTCCTTCCTCAGTGGGCCTTATCAAAAACACAGTACCCACATTATAAACATATAGATAAAGTAAATTAACATATTAAGCCAAACCTGGGAAAGCTGTGTGTGAGAATTCCCAGAATCTGATCTTGGCAGAAGGTTCATACAGATTCAATGGAACTTATTAATGCTTAAATGCAACTAATTATTACTGATCTTGAAATAATGGAGTTCTTTTTGCATTTTTGGCTCAATACCAAGCCAATCCATCTCAATCATGGGGggagtagatagggtgaatacgcAGGGTgtatcccagggtaggggaatcaaacacTAGAttacataggcttaaggtgagatgggaaagctttaataggaacccgagtgatatcgcatagaactggtgtgaaaaggtgatcgatggttggcgtggacttgatggactgaagggtctgaagagcctgcttccatgtgTTAGATTAAGTAaacttgttttctctgaaacgccagtttgcagggagacctgatagaagtacctgtatataaaattatgcgaggcatagaaagtttagacaatcagaacccttaccctagggtggaaatatcaaataccagaaggcatagctttttggtgaggggaaaagtttaaaagagatgtgcagggcaagttgtttttacacagagggtggtaggtacctgggaggcagatatgatagtggcatttgaagCTTCTAGATAAATAcatgggaatgaagggatatggataatgtgcaggtaggtaagggttggtcttggcatcatgttcagcacagacattgtgggctgaagggctggttcttgtgctgtactgttctatgttctatgcaaacTAAACTCATGGAAAAGAATGAGGTTACCAGGTTGTGGCTTCCATCTCCTGCATCTTCAGTCCTTGCAGCATGTTTAGTCTCTGTACATGTTTTCTGCAATCAGCCCCCGAGCCCTGGCCATACACCTGACAAACC
It encodes the following:
- the mrnip gene encoding MRN complex-interacting protein isoform X2 — encoded protein: MAQQFQALRCCFCTTFQVQQVYGQGSGADCRKHVQRLNMLQGLKMQEMEATTWPTEEGADSSQDCQPQTVSAESGQSHAASRWNVYLDQKLVEETKEGGGGGDDEIVYTDRQRFQADMKNAGRGRSKRKRGSHFDSEKLRPYGDGTDINAKETAGMKKKHMNSSMIEGSKWSSDTGEERDNLHRSNSAIQLADKGQSNEDLLTKRTEASKWDKFLPLSNAAVSCEQHSVTACLPLPLADEDDEAASAAPASVLLTTDPEPSLSPTTQTAAKIETQPVTAATVEYVEGASEVMDSSRLCDCTAVSINTGGAGTDCQAQLASTVSVYRAARVSSSLSSGTSLSPLVSAPHQRSAIESPQSTPGLTSKQPCPFVSLFQTDEDFDL
- the mrnip gene encoding MRN complex-interacting protein isoform X1, giving the protein MAQQFQALRCCFCTTFQVQQVKKSKKWSCKLCTEKQSVLKVYGQGSGADCRKHVQRLNMLQGLKMQEMEATTWPTEEGADSSQDCQPQTVSAESGQSHAASRWNVYLDQKLVEETKEGGGGGDDEIVYTDRQRFQADMKNAGRGRSKRKRGSHFDSEKLRPYGDGTDINAKETAGMKKKHMNSSMIEGSKWSSDTGEERDNLHRSNSAIQLADKGQSNEDLLTKRTEASKWDKFLPLSNAAVSCEQHSVTACLPLPLADEDDEAASAAPASVLLTTDPEPSLSPTTQTAAKIETQPVTAATVEYVEGASEVMDSSRLCDCTAVSINTGGAGTDCQAQLASTVSVYRAARVSSSLSSGTSLSPLVSAPHQRSAIESPQSTPGLTSKQPCPFVSLFQTDEDFDL